The Corynebacterium camporealensis genome contains a region encoding:
- a CDS encoding ABC transporter family substrate-binding protein, with protein sequence MKRLIGALGATCLLVVSGCAANPGPPPVVEEPAEETQSSTPEETPPPEEDEAPSTERSTVAIGVDPLQGGLNPHLVANNSQLVSDIADLVLPSPFHRGQMDTDILEAAEEVEAPEGVAQRVRYTIASPAQWSDGTPLTGADFTYLWQSMISTPGTNSPAGYHAISAINTTAGGRVITVDFSERVRDWRLLFQHLLPSHLLQDDDFPNALSSDIPASAGVFQVDSVDRGRGVITLNRNDRFWGENPALVDVIELHFIRSTGQAVNMLRSGQIGFADFIPQQTSLESLNLLSGVNTAVVSPARQLRVHLSTMEGALDDVAARRGFASLINTEQVSRLASGRASQLEPAINPIPEGENLLPLRERASRKPLKIGVDPTDATALAAAHVIGDTLNGNGIPTEVVTDRLTTITDELLPEGDVDAVITWENIQLNSFSAANIYLCDEETPLAGDLSGYCPEDHEETLKAILSGELSPRDALSQTRALNREEALYIPLMDESRVQALGKGIVGPGQSMDGWRGGLTTAPYWRADED encoded by the coding sequence GTGAAGCGGTTAATCGGTGCGCTGGGCGCGACCTGCTTGCTGGTTGTCTCCGGCTGCGCTGCTAATCCTGGACCACCGCCTGTCGTCGAAGAACCGGCTGAGGAAACTCAGTCCAGCACCCCGGAGGAGACCCCGCCGCCGGAAGAAGATGAGGCTCCTAGCACGGAGCGCTCCACTGTCGCCATTGGTGTTGATCCTTTGCAAGGTGGTCTCAATCCGCATTTGGTGGCGAATAATTCCCAGCTGGTCTCGGATATCGCTGACCTCGTGCTGCCTTCGCCTTTCCACCGCGGGCAGATGGATACGGATATCCTCGAAGCCGCTGAAGAGGTCGAGGCGCCCGAAGGTGTTGCACAACGCGTGCGCTACACCATTGCCTCGCCCGCGCAGTGGTCCGATGGCACGCCCCTGACCGGCGCGGACTTTACCTACCTGTGGCAGTCGATGATTTCTACCCCGGGCACGAACTCACCTGCGGGCTATCACGCGATTTCTGCCATCAACACCACCGCAGGTGGCCGCGTGATCACCGTGGACTTCTCCGAGCGAGTCCGCGACTGGCGCCTGCTTTTCCAGCACCTGCTGCCATCGCATCTGCTGCAAGATGACGATTTCCCGAATGCGTTGTCCAGTGACATTCCGGCCTCGGCAGGTGTCTTCCAGGTCGATTCCGTCGACCGCGGCCGCGGTGTCATTACGCTCAACCGCAACGACCGTTTCTGGGGCGAAAACCCTGCGCTTGTCGATGTCATCGAGCTGCACTTCATCCGCTCGACCGGCCAGGCGGTCAACATGCTGCGTTCCGGCCAAATCGGTTTTGCCGACTTCATCCCGCAGCAGACCTCCCTGGAATCGCTCAACCTGCTTAGCGGCGTCAACACTGCGGTTGTCTCGCCAGCCCGGCAGTTGCGCGTGCATCTATCCACCATGGAGGGCGCGCTTGACGATGTCGCCGCCCGCCGCGGCTTTGCCTCGCTTATCAACACCGAGCAGGTCTCCCGCCTGGCTTCTGGTCGCGCATCCCAGCTCGAACCGGCCATCAACCCGATTCCAGAAGGGGAGAACCTCCTGCCGCTGCGCGAACGCGCCAGCCGCAAGCCATTGAAGATTGGTGTCGATCCCACTGACGCCACCGCACTGGCCGCCGCGCATGTCATCGGCGATACTCTCAACGGCAACGGCATCCCTACTGAGGTCGTCACAGATCGCCTCACCACGATTACCGACGAACTCCTCCCAGAAGGCGACGTCGATGCCGTGATTACCTGGGAGAATATTCAGCTCAATTCCTTCTCGGCTGCAAATATCTATCTTTGCGACGAAGAGACCCCACTTGCAGGCGACCTGTCCGGATACTGCCCAGAAGACCACGAAGAAACCCTAAAAGCCATCCTGTCCGGTGAGCTTTCCCCACGCGATGCTCTCAGCCAGACCCGTGCACTCAATAGGGAAGAGGCGTTGTATATTCCTCTGATGGATGAAAGCCGCGTGCAAGCCCTGGGCAAGGGTATTGTAGGCCCGGGCCAGAGCATGGACGGTTGGCGCGGCGGGCTGACCACCGCACCGTATTGGAGGGCTGATGAAGACTAA
- a CDS encoding BCCT family transporter yields MSDEKKVNNTAKSRERVRNARKILADITYPHNTHPALVPGVSIESQKVKYGIDKPILAVVGTLIVAFVIWGVFAPQQVFDVSSVALDWVMRNLGWIFTVLAISLMFVLLALAFSKYGKIPLGLDDEEPEYSTLSWAAMLFAAGIGIAIIFFGPYEPLSHYLSPRPGAYEAASDEAVMGALAQTAMHWGINAWAIYAIVGLAVAYASFRRGRVPLMSSILMPLFGNRSTDSAPARIIDSLAIIATLFGTAASLGIGALQIGRGVEVVSGWSTEGNALAIGIIVILSIATIASAVSGVAKGIRMLSNVNLVLSIGLALFFFVLGPTAFLINMLPAVIVEYVTEMGDMLSANMGQNEDTVAYLSSWTTFYWAWWVSWAPFVGVFVAKISRGRTIRQFVLGVLFIPSAIIVVAFTVLGGTAIWFQEQSQVIAPDGTADSLPAAEEIFFIILEQLPGAGILAPMVIGILMVFFVTTADSASIVNSQLTQKGNPYPRPGVTIFWVLCMAGIAVVILLAGGENALQGLQNLITITALPFAVIIVLMCISLVRELHHDPATIRHDFGEQALENAVLQGVREHGDDWAITVEGTDVTSQYAVGADFDSTAEEYTEWYSRTDEEGKAIGYDYEAGEYIEDDPTVVNGEFKVTTSEEIAQARAALEDDETTR; encoded by the coding sequence ATGAGTGACGAGAAGAAAGTCAACAATACTGCCAAGTCACGCGAAAGAGTTCGCAATGCCCGTAAGATTCTTGCGGACATTACCTATCCGCACAATACGCACCCGGCACTGGTGCCAGGTGTGTCGATTGAGTCCCAGAAGGTTAAGTACGGCATCGATAAGCCGATTTTGGCGGTCGTAGGTACGCTGATCGTTGCCTTTGTAATCTGGGGCGTGTTCGCCCCGCAGCAGGTGTTCGATGTTTCTTCCGTTGCACTCGACTGGGTCATGCGCAACCTGGGCTGGATCTTTACCGTTCTGGCTATTTCCCTGATGTTCGTCCTGCTGGCCCTGGCCTTTTCGAAGTACGGCAAGATTCCATTGGGCTTGGACGATGAAGAACCGGAATACTCAACACTAAGTTGGGCCGCGATGCTCTTCGCCGCGGGTATTGGTATTGCGATCATCTTCTTTGGCCCTTATGAGCCGCTGAGTCATTACCTGAGCCCGCGACCAGGCGCATATGAGGCAGCTAGTGATGAAGCAGTCATGGGTGCGCTTGCACAAACTGCCATGCACTGGGGAATTAACGCTTGGGCCATCTATGCCATTGTCGGCCTGGCTGTGGCCTATGCGTCTTTCCGCCGCGGCCGTGTGCCGCTGATGAGTTCTATCCTGATGCCGCTGTTTGGTAACCGTTCGACTGATTCGGCACCAGCACGCATCATCGATAGTTTGGCGATTATTGCGACTCTGTTTGGTACCGCAGCATCGCTAGGCATTGGTGCACTGCAGATTGGCCGTGGCGTGGAGGTTGTCTCCGGTTGGTCAACTGAGGGCAATGCGCTGGCTATCGGCATCATCGTGATTTTGTCCATCGCGACGATCGCTTCTGCTGTCTCGGGTGTCGCTAAGGGCATCCGCATGTTGTCGAATGTGAACCTCGTGCTCTCCATTGGTTTGGCGTTGTTCTTCTTCGTGCTGGGGCCTACGGCGTTCTTGATCAACATGCTGCCGGCGGTCATCGTGGAGTACGTCACCGAGATGGGCGATATGCTTTCAGCCAACATGGGGCAGAACGAAGACACTGTGGCCTACCTGTCGTCCTGGACTACTTTCTACTGGGCGTGGTGGGTTTCCTGGGCACCGTTCGTGGGCGTGTTCGTCGCAAAGATTTCACGTGGTCGTACCATTCGCCAGTTCGTGCTGGGCGTGCTCTTTATTCCTTCCGCGATCATTGTGGTTGCCTTTACGGTTCTGGGTGGAACTGCTATCTGGTTCCAGGAGCAGTCACAGGTCATTGCGCCCGACGGCACTGCGGATTCGCTACCGGCTGCCGAAGAAATCTTCTTCATCATCCTGGAGCAGTTACCAGGCGCAGGCATCCTGGCACCGATGGTTATCGGTATTCTGATGGTTTTCTTCGTGACTACGGCTGACTCTGCTTCGATTGTGAATTCGCAGCTGACGCAAAAGGGTAACCCGTACCCGCGACCAGGCGTCACTATTTTCTGGGTCCTGTGTATGGCAGGTATCGCAGTGGTGATTCTTCTGGCAGGTGGTGAGAACGCACTGCAGGGCCTGCAGAACCTCATTACGATTACTGCATTGCCTTTCGCGGTCATCATCGTTTTGATGTGTATCTCGTTGGTACGCGAGCTGCACCATGATCCGGCCACGATTCGCCACGACTTTGGTGAGCAAGCGCTGGAGAACGCTGTGCTGCAGGGCGTGCGCGAGCATGGCGATGACTGGGCAATTACCGTCGAAGGTACCGATGTGACCTCTCAATACGCAGTGGGCGCCGACTTCGATTCGACTGCCGAGGAATACACCGAGTGGTATTCGCGTACTGACGAAGAGGGCAAGGCCATCGGTTATGACTACGAGGCTGGCGAGTACATCGAAGATGATCCGACGGTTGTCAATGGTGAGTTTAAGGTCACCACGTCGGAGGAAATTGCGCAGGCCCGTGCCGCGCTGGAGGACGACGAGACTACCCGTTAA
- the typA gene encoding translational GTPase TypA, with protein MTNTEFRNVAIVAHVDHGKTTLVNGMLEQSGAFGDHGEHTDRVMDSNDQERERGITILAKNTAIHRKGLGKDGGDLIINVIDTPGHADFGGEVERGISMVDGVVLLVDASEGPLPQTRFVLSKALEAKLPVIIAVNKTDRPDARIDEVVAESQDLLLEIAAGLDDPEAAEAAEELLDLPVLYASGRAGVASTENPGNGNVPEGEDLQPLFDVIYDVLPEPSATVDAPLQAHVTNLDSSDFLGRIALLRIYAGKIKKGQQVAWIHYDDEGNQHTKTVKVAELLRTVGFERQPAEEAIAGDIVAISGISDIMIGDTIADPENPEALPRITVDEPAISMTIGVNTSPMAGQGGGDKLTARLVKARLEQELIGNVSLRVLPTERPDAWEVQGRGEMALSVLIESMRREGFELTVGKPQVVTQEIDGKVHEPYEEVTIDSPSEFQGAITQLMATRKGQMQSMDVREGDWVRMVFRIPARGLIGFRTQFMTETRGSGIANSISDGLDVWAGEIKSRPTGSLVADRTGQVTAYALMQLADRGDFFVEPGAEAYEGMVVGANNRDEDMDINITKEKKLTNMRSATADATVTLAKARNLSLEEALEFCGNDECVEVAPNALRVRKVELSATERKRAASRAKQRNK; from the coding sequence GTGACTAATACCGAGTTCCGTAACGTAGCCATCGTCGCCCACGTTGACCACGGCAAGACGACCCTCGTCAACGGCATGCTGGAGCAGTCCGGCGCCTTTGGTGACCATGGCGAGCACACGGACCGCGTCATGGACTCCAATGATCAGGAGCGCGAGCGCGGCATTACGATTCTGGCCAAGAACACCGCTATTCACCGCAAGGGCCTGGGTAAGGATGGCGGAGACCTGATTATCAACGTCATCGACACCCCGGGTCACGCTGACTTCGGCGGCGAGGTCGAGCGCGGCATTTCCATGGTTGATGGCGTCGTGCTGCTTGTCGATGCCTCCGAGGGCCCACTCCCGCAGACCCGCTTCGTTCTGTCGAAGGCCCTCGAAGCCAAGTTGCCGGTCATCATTGCGGTGAACAAGACCGACCGTCCAGACGCCCGTATCGACGAGGTCGTCGCTGAGTCCCAGGACCTGCTGCTGGAAATCGCTGCTGGCCTGGATGACCCGGAGGCCGCTGAGGCCGCAGAAGAATTGCTGGACCTGCCGGTGCTGTACGCGTCCGGTCGCGCAGGCGTTGCCTCCACCGAGAACCCGGGCAACGGCAACGTACCAGAGGGCGAGGATCTGCAGCCGCTTTTCGACGTCATCTACGACGTCCTGCCAGAGCCTTCCGCTACCGTCGATGCCCCGCTGCAGGCGCACGTGACCAACCTGGACTCCTCTGACTTCCTAGGCCGTATTGCGCTGCTGCGTATTTACGCCGGCAAGATCAAGAAGGGCCAGCAGGTCGCCTGGATTCACTACGACGACGAGGGCAACCAGCACACCAAGACCGTCAAGGTCGCAGAGCTGCTGCGCACCGTTGGCTTCGAGCGCCAGCCTGCTGAAGAGGCTATCGCAGGCGACATCGTCGCAATTTCCGGTATCTCCGACATCATGATTGGCGATACCATCGCCGATCCGGAGAACCCAGAAGCACTGCCGCGCATCACCGTCGATGAGCCGGCCATCTCCATGACCATCGGTGTCAACACCTCCCCGATGGCAGGCCAGGGCGGCGGTGACAAGCTGACCGCACGTCTGGTCAAGGCCCGTCTCGAGCAGGAGCTGATCGGTAACGTGTCGCTGCGCGTACTGCCGACCGAGCGCCCAGATGCTTGGGAAGTCCAGGGCCGTGGCGAGATGGCACTGTCCGTGCTCATTGAGTCGATGCGCCGTGAGGGCTTTGAGCTGACCGTCGGTAAGCCGCAGGTTGTCACCCAGGAAATCGATGGCAAGGTGCACGAGCCTTATGAGGAAGTCACCATTGACTCCCCATCCGAGTTCCAGGGCGCTATCACCCAGCTGATGGCTACCCGTAAGGGCCAGATGCAGTCCATGGACGTCCGCGAAGGCGACTGGGTTCGTATGGTCTTCCGTATCCCAGCTCGTGGTCTGATTGGTTTCCGTACCCAGTTCATGACCGAGACCCGTGGTTCCGGTATCGCGAACTCCATCTCCGATGGCCTGGATGTCTGGGCAGGCGAGATCAAGTCCCGTCCGACTGGCTCCCTGGTTGCTGACCGCACCGGCCAGGTCACCGCTTACGCGCTGATGCAGCTGGCTGACCGCGGCGACTTCTTCGTCGAGCCAGGTGCCGAAGCCTACGAGGGCATGGTCGTCGGCGCGAACAACCGCGACGAGGATATGGACATCAACATCACCAAGGAAAAGAAGCTGACGAATATGCGCTCGGCCACTGCCGATGCCACCGTCACCTTGGCGAAGGCCCGCAACCTGTCCCTGGAAGAGGCTCTGGAGTTCTGTGGCAACGACGAGTGCGTCGAAGTTGCCCCGAACGCCCTGCGCGTGCGCAAGGTCGAGCTGTCTGCCACCGAGCGTAAGCGCGCCGCTTCCCGCGCTAAGCAGCGCAACAAGTAA
- the zupT gene encoding zinc transporter ZupT, with the protein MYTLSTIAFAFGLTLAAGLSTAIGGAIAVSRRNPGPAFMAVSLGFSAGVMLYVSFLEILPKGIEELQEVTMGEKSATFWGVVAFFGGIAIIAIIDRLVPEEINPHEPLNNNEAARRARLMKTGMFTAGALALHNFPEGFATFLAGLEAPSVAIPVAVAIAIHNIPEGIAVAVPLREATGSRQKAFWWATVSGLAEPLGALIGFALLLPLLGPTAMGISFAAIAGIMVFVSLDELLPTAEATGKHHHAIYGLIAGMAVMAISLLLL; encoded by the coding sequence ATGTACACTCTCAGCACCATTGCCTTCGCCTTTGGCCTGACGCTTGCTGCTGGCTTGTCGACGGCCATTGGTGGCGCCATTGCGGTGAGCAGGCGCAACCCAGGGCCCGCCTTCATGGCGGTATCCCTGGGTTTTTCTGCTGGTGTGATGCTGTACGTGTCCTTCCTGGAAATCCTGCCCAAAGGCATCGAGGAATTGCAGGAAGTAACCATGGGGGAGAAGTCCGCTACGTTCTGGGGCGTGGTGGCCTTCTTTGGTGGAATCGCAATCATTGCGATAATCGACCGCCTCGTGCCAGAGGAAATTAACCCCCACGAGCCGCTAAACAACAATGAGGCAGCGCGCCGGGCGCGGCTGATGAAGACGGGCATGTTCACCGCAGGCGCGCTGGCGTTGCACAACTTTCCGGAAGGCTTTGCGACGTTCCTCGCCGGCCTAGAGGCGCCCTCTGTGGCAATTCCGGTGGCAGTCGCGATTGCGATTCACAATATCCCGGAAGGCATCGCTGTGGCCGTGCCGTTGCGGGAAGCGACTGGGTCGCGCCAGAAGGCTTTCTGGTGGGCAACGGTGTCCGGTCTGGCGGAGCCGCTGGGTGCGTTGATTGGCTTTGCACTCTTGCTGCCGCTGCTGGGGCCGACGGCGATGGGTATTAGCTTCGCTGCTATCGCCGGCATCATGGTCTTTGTGTCACTGGATGAGCTGCTACCGACAGCGGAAGCTACCGGTAAGCACCACCACGCCATTTATGGCCTGATTGCCGGTATGGCCGTGATGGCTATTTCGCTGCTGCTTCTTTAG
- the dapC gene encoding succinyldiaminopimelate transaminase produces the protein MARTPLGSILPDFPWDSLADAKKKAQSHPDGIVDLSVGNPVDPVAPGVQLALSSAAEAPGYPQTAGTPELREAIASALERRYNMQPGGVLPVIGTKEAIAWLPTLLGMRGQTVAFPTVAYPTYEVGALLAGAKPLRADKDFEDAALVFINSPSNPTGRVANVEELRSIVAWARENNAIVASDECYMGLSWDDENPPVSILDPRVSDGDNTGLIAMHSLSKSANMASYRAGFFAGDPALIAELLEVRKHAGLIVPGPIQAAMVEGLNDDASETLQKQRYATRRAQLVRALVDASFRIDHSDAGLYLWATRGEDCRETIDWLAERGILAAPGDFYGPAGQQHVRIGLNGTDERVAAAVERLRA, from the coding sequence ATGGCTCGCACGCCGCTTGGCAGCATCCTTCCGGACTTTCCTTGGGACTCTCTCGCTGATGCGAAGAAGAAGGCCCAGTCGCATCCGGACGGTATCGTTGATTTGTCTGTTGGCAATCCGGTCGACCCGGTTGCCCCTGGCGTGCAGCTGGCCTTGAGCTCTGCTGCCGAGGCCCCCGGCTATCCGCAGACTGCCGGTACTCCGGAGCTGCGTGAGGCCATCGCTAGCGCTTTGGAGCGGCGCTACAACATGCAGCCCGGCGGTGTCCTGCCGGTCATTGGCACGAAGGAAGCTATCGCTTGGCTGCCTACTTTGTTGGGCATGCGCGGTCAGACCGTTGCATTCCCGACCGTGGCTTACCCGACCTACGAAGTCGGCGCCTTGCTGGCTGGTGCGAAGCCCCTGCGTGCCGATAAGGATTTCGAAGACGCCGCCTTGGTCTTTATTAACTCCCCATCGAATCCGACTGGTCGCGTGGCGAACGTTGAGGAGCTGCGCTCTATCGTTGCCTGGGCACGCGAGAATAACGCCATCGTTGCTTCCGATGAGTGCTACATGGGCCTGAGCTGGGACGACGAGAATCCGCCGGTCTCGATTCTGGATCCGCGCGTCAGCGACGGCGACAACACCGGTTTGATTGCGATGCACTCGCTGTCGAAGTCAGCAAACATGGCCTCTTACCGCGCTGGTTTCTTCGCCGGCGACCCGGCCCTTATTGCGGAGCTGCTGGAGGTCCGCAAGCACGCTGGCCTTATCGTTCCCGGCCCCATCCAGGCCGCCATGGTCGAAGGCCTGAATGACGACGCCTCCGAAACTTTGCAGAAGCAGCGCTACGCCACCCGCCGTGCGCAGTTGGTGCGCGCGCTTGTCGATGCCAGCTTCCGAATCGACCACTCCGACGCCGGCCTCTACCTGTGGGCTACGCGCGGCGAAGATTGCCGCGAGACCATCGACTGGCTTGCCGAACGCGGCATCCTGGCCGCTCCGGGCGATTTCTACGGCCCTGCTGGTCAGCAGCACGTGCGTATCGGTTTGAATGGCACTGATGAGCGCGTTGCCGCCGCCGTGGAGCGCCTGCGCGCTTAA
- a CDS encoding DUF808 domain-containing protein: protein MAGGLLALLDDVALIARSAASSADDVAALAGKTSLKAAGVVIDDAAVTPQYVTGVDPKRELPMIWRITKGSLVNKLVIILPIILLLSWLAPWALTPILMCGGAYLCYEGTHKIWHKLLPHQEEHSEPVVEQGPKAEDKLVKSAITTDLILSAEIMVISLNEIIDESFGLRLATLIVVGVLITVVVYGAVAILVKMDDVGLAMIKRNDGKSTLGNALVKGMPVVLNVIGIIGTAAMLWVGGHILLVGLEEFGLDQLYGFVHAAATSVDNGFVSWLIDTVLAMIFGFLVGTVLAGIVSGIKKVLPAKEAAAK from the coding sequence ATGGCCGGTGGCCTTTTAGCATTGCTTGACGATGTCGCCCTCATCGCCCGTTCCGCCGCCTCCAGCGCCGACGACGTCGCTGCACTAGCTGGCAAAACCTCTCTGAAGGCAGCTGGTGTCGTTATTGACGATGCTGCCGTTACCCCGCAATACGTCACCGGCGTGGACCCAAAGCGGGAACTGCCGATGATCTGGCGTATCACCAAAGGCTCGCTTGTCAACAAGCTGGTCATTATCTTGCCGATCATCTTGTTGTTGTCCTGGCTCGCGCCGTGGGCTCTCACGCCCATCTTGATGTGCGGTGGTGCCTATCTCTGCTACGAAGGCACACACAAGATTTGGCATAAGCTACTTCCCCACCAAGAAGAACACTCCGAACCCGTCGTGGAGCAAGGCCCAAAAGCCGAAGACAAGCTAGTCAAGTCCGCCATTACGACTGACCTGATTTTGTCCGCAGAAATCATGGTCATCTCGCTCAACGAAATCATCGACGAGTCCTTCGGGCTGCGCTTAGCCACCCTCATCGTCGTCGGTGTACTCATTACCGTCGTGGTCTACGGTGCGGTGGCCATCCTGGTCAAAATGGATGACGTTGGCCTAGCGATGATCAAGCGCAACGACGGAAAATCCACCCTCGGCAACGCCCTGGTCAAAGGCATGCCGGTCGTACTCAATGTCATTGGCATCATTGGTACCGCTGCGATGCTCTGGGTCGGCGGCCATATCCTGCTGGTGGGCCTGGAGGAATTTGGTCTGGACCAGCTCTACGGTTTCGTGCATGCGGCCGCTACCTCGGTTGATAACGGCTTTGTCTCCTGGCTTATCGATACCGTCCTGGCCATGATCTTCGGTTTCCTGGTCGGCACCGTGCTTGCCGGCATCGTCTCTGGGATCAAGAAGGTCCTTCCTGCTAAAGAAGCAGCAGCGAAATAG
- the fdxA gene encoding ferredoxin, with translation MTYTIAQPCVDVLDRGCVEECPVDCIYEGKRMLYIHPDECVDCGACEPACPVEAIFYEDDVPDEWFDYNEANAAFFDDLGSPGGAAALGPQDFDAPMIKALPPQNQE, from the coding sequence ATGACTTACACCATCGCACAGCCCTGCGTCGATGTGCTGGACCGTGGCTGCGTTGAAGAATGCCCGGTTGACTGCATCTACGAGGGCAAGCGCATGCTCTACATCCACCCGGACGAGTGTGTGGACTGCGGCGCTTGTGAACCAGCTTGCCCAGTGGAGGCAATCTTCTACGAAGATGACGTCCCGGATGAGTGGTTTGACTACAACGAGGCGAACGCCGCCTTCTTCGACGACCTGGGCTCGCCTGGCGGTGCTGCAGCCCTGGGTCCGCAGGACTTCGATGCACCGATGATCAAGGCTCTTCCGCCGCAAAATCAGGAGTAA
- a CDS encoding PIG-L family deacetylase, with product MKTKDLSGKRILAVHAHPDDEVLFGGGTLADCAARGADVVVITATLGEDGEIIGEPYQGLADHDQLGGFRARELADSLRALGARGIQLGGFGHFRDSGMAGSPSHENPRALVNRIDEAVNLLEINLRDLKPDVILTYGPDGGYGHPDHIAVHQAVHAAAGPDQRIWWPVFERAAHYAALETLTPPADWEKPSRDYLDNFTNEGCDLEVALDDDAIIAKRCAMYAHATQLWLGDGSLSEVNPEARQVGVAKPELAPTGWVMSNRYLMPLLRKEHFQLGQGSGTESLVAP from the coding sequence ATGAAGACTAAGGACTTGTCCGGCAAGCGCATTCTTGCCGTGCACGCGCACCCGGATGATGAGGTGCTCTTCGGCGGCGGCACTCTCGCGGATTGCGCTGCCCGCGGTGCCGACGTCGTCGTCATCACCGCCACGCTCGGCGAAGACGGCGAAATCATCGGCGAGCCCTACCAAGGCTTAGCCGATCACGATCAGCTCGGTGGCTTCCGCGCACGCGAACTCGCCGACTCCCTTCGCGCATTGGGCGCCCGCGGCATCCAACTCGGCGGCTTCGGCCACTTCCGCGATTCCGGCATGGCCGGCTCGCCCTCGCACGAAAACCCCCGCGCGCTGGTCAACCGCATCGATGAAGCGGTGAATCTCCTTGAGATTAACCTCCGGGACTTGAAACCAGACGTCATCCTGACCTACGGGCCCGACGGCGGCTACGGCCACCCTGATCACATCGCAGTTCACCAGGCAGTCCATGCGGCAGCTGGTCCCGATCAGCGCATCTGGTGGCCGGTCTTCGAGCGCGCTGCTCACTACGCCGCCCTGGAAACGCTCACACCACCAGCGGATTGGGAGAAGCCATCTCGGGACTACCTCGATAACTTCACCAACGAAGGCTGTGACCTGGAGGTTGCGCTGGATGATGACGCGATCATCGCAAAGCGTTGTGCCATGTATGCCCACGCCACGCAGCTGTGGCTGGGTGATGGAAGCCTCAGTGAGGTGAACCCGGAGGCGCGGCAGGTGGGCGTCGCAAAGCCGGAGCTTGCCCCGACCGGATGGGTGATGTCGAATCGCTACCTGATGCCGTTGCTGCGTAAAGAGCATTTCCAGCTGGGGCAGGGAAGCGGTACAGAAAGCCTGGTGGCGCCATGA
- a CDS encoding Rv1157c family protein, whose translation MSTAHTAEHPSGRRLKRAGVLAAATAALLGLVTPMMSPAQAQAPDLSSLQQQFAASSPLDELGRPTPETAERIRAFAAQPWVPEDARNAILTALNFTTGGSNGEPGGPALPEGNNPEFRQFYWPTVSAKCINGEGNSVGSAIAVSGPTKMPAPGAGEGETVFLFTALGTATAAQNQGGMHVQWFNIDTFQTGSTPLHNNGINEDGPTTVSGRAATGKGTVLALLHGSVNTANGPCSFAPTAAILEVR comes from the coding sequence GTGAGCACCGCACACACTGCCGAGCACCCCTCCGGCCGTCGCTTAAAGCGCGCCGGTGTTCTTGCTGCCGCCACCGCGGCGTTGCTCGGACTCGTAACCCCGATGATGTCCCCTGCTCAGGCCCAGGCGCCAGACCTGTCTTCACTGCAGCAGCAGTTCGCAGCCAGCAGCCCGCTCGATGAGCTAGGCCGCCCTACCCCGGAAACCGCTGAGCGCATCCGCGCCTTCGCAGCACAGCCGTGGGTTCCGGAAGACGCCCGCAACGCAATCCTCACCGCGTTGAACTTCACCACCGGCGGCAGCAACGGCGAGCCGGGTGGCCCTGCCCTGCCAGAAGGCAATAACCCGGAGTTCCGCCAGTTCTACTGGCCAACCGTGTCCGCGAAGTGCATCAACGGCGAAGGCAACTCCGTCGGTTCCGCTATTGCTGTTTCGGGCCCAACCAAGATGCCTGCCCCGGGTGCAGGCGAAGGCGAAACCGTCTTCCTCTTTACCGCTTTGGGCACCGCTACTGCAGCGCAGAACCAGGGCGGCATGCACGTCCAGTGGTTCAACATCGATACCTTCCAGACCGGCAGCACCCCGCTGCACAACAACGGCATCAACGAAGACGGCCCGACCACTGTGTCCGGCCGCGCTGCTACCGGCAAGGGCACCGTCCTCGCGCTGCTGCACGGCTCCGTGAATACCGCCAACGGCCCCTGCAGCTTCGCCCCTACTGCCGCCATCCTTGAGGTGCGCTAA
- a CDS encoding DUF402 domain-containing protein, with amino-acid sequence MSVDLHPVKQETFDASADVNIDPKGFERDVDVYEEHDFGLYMARGANHPRFGYLESWLLPELGLRFNIFHFREGCEKRQDYYIDVAQISRSGEVWTTRDLYVDLVTNTGEPIEVLDIDELSAATSAGLISAEDAEYAIETTLRAVEGITRHGDDAQAWLRSLGIKLNWADSVQLIPAE; translated from the coding sequence ATGTCCGTCGACTTGCATCCTGTAAAGCAGGAAACTTTCGACGCTTCCGCGGACGTCAACATTGACCCGAAGGGTTTCGAGCGAGACGTCGACGTCTACGAAGAGCACGACTTTGGTCTCTATATGGCCCGTGGCGCCAACCATCCGCGCTTTGGCTACCTCGAGTCCTGGCTACTGCCGGAGCTGGGTCTGCGCTTTAACATCTTCCATTTCCGCGAAGGCTGCGAGAAGCGTCAAGACTACTACATTGACGTAGCGCAGATCTCCCGTTCCGGTGAGGTCTGGACCACCCGCGATCTCTACGTTGACCTGGTCACCAACACCGGCGAACCCATTGAAGTGTTAGACATCGATGAGCTCTCCGCTGCCACTTCCGCCGGCCTGATTAGCGCCGAAGATGCAGAATATGCCATCGAAACGACCCTGCGTGCGGTCGAAGGAATTACCCGCCACGGCGACGATGCGCAGGCATGGCTGCGCAGTCTGGGCATTAAGCTAAACTGGGCTGATTCCGTTCAGCTTATTCCTGCTGAATAA